The Thermodesulfovibrionales bacterium region GACGGAGAAGCAACTTTCTTTAAGCAATTGGGGCATATGCCATGGGTAAAAGTGGCTTGTGTGTGTTCCTGAATATAGGTCTCAACTCTTGTCCAGTACCCTTTATCATCACGTACATTTTTACACCATGCACACATAGGCAGTAAACCCCTTAATGTCTTTATCTCATTGAGGCTTTTTTCTAATTTGATTATCAACTTCTGCCGCTCTATTGAATACCGAATTGACCGAACCAAGAGGCTATCGTCGAACTGCCCTTTGACAAGATAGTCTTGAGCGCCTTCTTGCACTGCCCTCAACGCCAGGTTCTTATCATTGAGCGCTGTCTGCACAATTACGGGGATGTCAGGATATCGATTATGGATCTTCATGAATGTTTCTATTCCCTGACTGTCAGGGAGGCCCAAATCCGATAAAATGACATCAAATGATTCCTCTGCAAGACTATCAAAAGCGGAAGACAATCTTTCTGCCTGTTGCAATTTTATATGAACATCTTCCGCATTGACTAATATTTCACGCACGAGAGCGGCATGATCCCGATTGTCTTCGATAAGCAAAACTTTTATGTTTTGTTCTTTTTGCATCAGCCCGACCCTCAATTGATTATATTTTATCACCAGTTTTGTGACGAGGGAAGTAGCTGACAGGAAATAGAGTTGATAACCAACGCGAAGTACATTTCACTGTTTATTTTCTTGAAGGGGTCAGGGCGCAGCAGTCTATGTGCTTCTTAACTTCTCTTCACAGAGACGACGGTTCTGATATACGTCCTCAGATTTTCGAGCGGGGTCTGCGGGAGGATGCCGCAGCCGGGCGCGATGACGTGCATTCCCTGCCTCACCGAATCCTCCGTCTCTGCGACAATCTCTTCCGTGCTGCCGGAATAGAGCGTCCGGGGCGATATCTTCCCGACCAGGGCAACTTTCCCCTCTGTTACCCTCAGCGCATGCTCGATGTCAACGGGCTTGTCGATGCTCAACGCATCTGCGCCTGTTGCCGCCATCTGTTCCAGGAGGGGAGTCGGGTTGCCGCAGATATGGAGAATCGACGGCCTGCTGAAGGAAGCTATCAGCTCCTTCGTGTAGGGGAAAGAAAACTCTGCGTACTGCCGAGGACCGAGCGACTGAGACGTGCCGTCCGCGAGGAATAGGACATCGGGATTTCTCTTTTCGATTTCCCGGGCGTAGCTCTTCGCGATCTCGGTCATCCTCCGGAGTTCTTTGGTCACGAATTCGGGATCTGAAAAAAATGCCTCCGTGATATCTTCAAAGCTCAGGCTCGTGGCGAGGAGTTCGAAGGGCGTACCGAGGGCAACGATGAGCGGCACGATTCCCCGCGTCTTCTCCCGGAGGAGCTCGATCGCTTCGAGCACCTCCGGCATGCGGCCATCCTTCAGGGGATCCGGGGTCCTGATCTGGTGGTACTCGCTCCTTGTCTTTGGTTTGGTCATCGGCGGGGTATCCATATCTTCTCCGAATCTCGTCTCACATCCCATCGCTTCCGCCTCGACATTGATGTCGAAGGGCACTCGAACGCTCTCGATCCCTCCTATCTCATGGCATGCCCAGGCGAGGCCCGCCATCTCCTTCGCTTTTCGCTGAGCCGCGGG contains the following coding sequences:
- a CDS encoding response regulator: MQKEQNIKVLLIEDNRDHAALVREILVNAEDVHIKLQQAERLSSAFDSLAEESFDVILSDLGLPDSQGIETFMKIHNRYPDIPVIVQTALNDKNLALRAVQEGAQDYLVKGQFDDSLLVRSIRYSIERQKLIIKLEKSLNEIKTLRGLLPMCAWCKNVRDDKGYWTRVETYIQEHTQATFTHGICPNCLKKVASPSILKEIEKNHPEVFKGNDDEKKTENNYGSTDDGISSSAEASFRSRNICLQAM
- a CDS encoding MtaA/CmuA family methyltransferase, whose protein sequence is MNQRERLLTALRRGTIDRPPAVVPTQNAVVEIMEQSGFRWPAAQRKAKEMAGLAWACHEIGGIESVRVPFDINVEAEAMGCETRFGEDMDTPPMTKPKTRSEYHQIRTPDPLKDGRMPEVLEAIELLREKTRGIVPLIVALGTPFELLATSLSFEDITEAFFSDPEFVTKELRRMTEIAKSYAREIEKRNPDVLFLADGTSQSLGPRQYAEFSFPYTKELIASFSRPSILHICGNPTPLLEQMAATGADALSIDKPVDIEHALRVTEGKVALVGKISPRTLYSGSTEEIVAETEDSVRQGMHVIAPGCGILPQTPLENLRTYIRTVVSVKRS